One part of the Bacillus sp. FJAT-45350 genome encodes these proteins:
- a CDS encoding DUF2225 domain-containing protein gives MNTLDILPYYEKECTCPVCSGAFTTRKIRSRFARVVKTDSDFAPVYEDKYNPIYYRVNVCPHCGYSYNDHFNDRLTARDKEIIQVKISDGWNNVDYGHERTSDHAIATHKLALLSGTLTSEKSLVIGGICLRLGWLYREINNQNQERRFLNHALSEYKKAQNSFEIFESTMSEIRLKYLIGELHRRLHDDEAAIHYFTGVLKHRDLSSERDVMTLAELQMRELTKESKIAL, from the coding sequence ATGAATACCTTAGATATTTTACCCTATTACGAGAAAGAGTGTACTTGTCCCGTATGTAGCGGTGCTTTTACAACTAGAAAAATTAGAAGTCGTTTTGCACGTGTGGTGAAGACTGATTCGGACTTTGCTCCTGTCTATGAAGATAAATATAATCCAATCTATTATCGCGTGAATGTTTGTCCTCATTGCGGTTATTCTTATAATGATCATTTTAATGACCGGTTAACAGCAAGAGATAAAGAAATTATTCAAGTGAAAATTTCTGATGGGTGGAACAATGTTGATTATGGTCATGAACGGACTTCAGATCATGCTATTGCAACACATAAGCTTGCACTGTTATCGGGAACGTTGACTAGTGAGAAATCACTTGTGATCGGTGGTATATGTTTACGCTTAGGATGGTTATACAGGGAAATCAATAATCAAAATCAAGAAAGGCGATTTTTGAATCATGCTCTATCTGAATATAAAAAAGCTCAAAATAGTTTTGAGATTTTTGAATCAACTATGTCAGAAATTCGTTTAAAGTATTTAATAGGGGAATTGCACCGAAGACTTCATGATGATGAAGCAGCTATACATTATTTTACAGGTGTTTTAAAGCATAGAGACCTTTCGAGCGAACGAGATGTTATGACATTAGCAGAGTTACAGATGAGAGAATTAACTAAGGAAAGTAAAATAGCATTGTAG
- a CDS encoding tyrosine-type recombinase/integrase: protein MSVLKKLKNSQKENSHRLGHTTRSALAEFRYVEKMPPFIQEYVISRMALGYSMTTLQRYIYDFKSFFDYVHEVTGEDFQIKDITLEDFIDIDREMIEDYIQFLSLHAKNNGKSINRKLSALKSLFDFLKQQKYTTLNPVNDVERPKVIRKDPIYLNRDEYEELFSIILSDKGMSKRQIKYHTLLKERDGAIIHTMIMTGLRISELCQIKVKDFNTKERELSVIGKGNKQRTIPLNEGTLKIINQYMTSLPKQHRPTSYEQSLFVGYDFKKNQYTEQVTVSAIQKMIQRHIERAKTYLPFLSYKNISAHKLRHSFATELVHRGIDVLTVQSLLGHESVATTQIYSHVKKDAKKLAIEALELT, encoded by the coding sequence ATGTCGGTCTTAAAAAAGCTAAAAAACTCGCAAAAGGAAAACAGCCATAGATTAGGTCATACAACGAGATCTGCCCTTGCTGAATTTCGCTACGTTGAGAAAATGCCTCCCTTCATCCAAGAGTATGTAATTAGTAGAATGGCACTTGGCTATTCTATGACTACGTTGCAACGTTACATATATGACTTTAAAAGTTTTTTTGATTATGTTCATGAAGTGACTGGTGAAGACTTTCAAATAAAGGATATTACGTTAGAGGATTTTATAGATATTGATCGTGAAATGATAGAAGACTATATACAATTCCTTTCATTACATGCAAAGAATAATGGGAAATCAATTAATCGAAAACTATCAGCATTAAAGTCTCTTTTCGATTTTCTTAAACAACAAAAGTACACAACCTTGAATCCAGTAAATGATGTGGAACGACCAAAAGTCATACGGAAAGATCCTATCTATTTAAATCGTGATGAATACGAGGAGCTGTTTTCTATTATTCTTTCTGACAAAGGTATGTCAAAGAGGCAAATAAAGTATCATACTCTTTTAAAAGAAAGAGACGGGGCGATCATTCACACAATGATTATGACGGGACTTCGTATTTCAGAGCTTTGTCAAATCAAAGTAAAAGACTTTAACACAAAAGAAAGAGAGCTATCCGTTATTGGTAAAGGAAATAAGCAACGAACAATTCCATTAAATGAGGGAACATTGAAGATTATTAATCAATACATGACATCCCTACCTAAGCAACACCGCCCTACATCATATGAGCAATCATTATTTGTCGGCTATGATTTCAAGAAAAATCAATATACTGAGCAAGTAACAGTGAGTGCGATTCAAAAAATGATTCAACGTCATATCGAGCGTGCGAAAACCTATCTTCCCTTTTTAAGCTATAAAAATATAAGTGCTCATAAATTAAGACATAGTTTTGCGACGGAACTTGTTCATAGAGGAATTGATGTACTAACAGTTCAAAGTTTACTAGGTCATGAATCGGTTGCGACTACACAAATTTACTCACATGTGAAAAAGGACGCAAAGAAACTAGCCATAGAAGCTCTCGAGTTAACATAA
- a CDS encoding THUMP domain-containing class I SAM-dependent RNA methyltransferase, with translation MGKVTLIATATMGLESLVAREVKDLGYEDVQVENGKVTYTADEAGICRSNLWLRTSDRIKLKVGEFKAFTFEELFEKTKALPWADLIPANAEFPVIGRSVKSKLFSVSDCQAIVKKAVVESMKKKHKTDWFKEDGPLCRIEVALLKDVATLTIDTSGIGLHKRGYRYLHSQAPIKETLASAMIMLTNWRPEMPFIDPFCGSGTLPIEAALIGQNIAPGFNRDFASEDWPWISKDVWDKARQEVEDVANYDQKLTIFGSDIDHKMVELAENNAMEAGFGDMLKFKQMQVTDLRTKLEYGTLIGNPPYGERLGERDEVEHMYRNMGKLFREELPTWSVYMLTSHEGFEELYGKPASKRRKLYNGNIKTQYYQYFGPRPPKN, from the coding sequence ATGGGAAAAGTTACACTAATTGCAACAGCAACAATGGGACTTGAATCACTTGTAGCACGTGAGGTAAAGGACCTTGGTTATGAAGATGTTCAAGTTGAAAATGGTAAGGTTACATATACCGCAGACGAAGCTGGGATTTGTCGTTCTAATTTATGGTTACGTACATCTGATCGAATTAAGTTGAAAGTTGGAGAATTCAAAGCTTTTACATTCGAAGAGCTTTTTGAAAAAACAAAAGCATTACCTTGGGCAGATTTAATCCCAGCTAATGCAGAGTTTCCTGTCATTGGACGCTCGGTAAAATCAAAATTATTCAGTGTTTCTGATTGCCAAGCTATTGTAAAAAAAGCGGTAGTAGAAAGTATGAAGAAAAAGCATAAAACCGACTGGTTCAAAGAAGATGGACCTCTTTGTAGAATTGAAGTTGCCTTACTTAAAGATGTTGCGACTTTAACTATTGACACTAGTGGAATAGGATTACATAAGCGTGGGTATCGTTATTTACATAGCCAAGCTCCAATTAAAGAAACGTTAGCATCAGCAATGATTATGCTTACAAATTGGAGACCAGAAATGCCGTTTATTGATCCATTCTGTGGTTCAGGAACACTTCCAATTGAAGCTGCTTTAATTGGACAAAATATCGCACCAGGCTTTAACCGTGATTTCGCTTCTGAGGATTGGCCATGGATCAGTAAAGACGTATGGGATAAAGCGCGTCAAGAGGTTGAAGATGTAGCAAATTATGATCAAAAGTTAACGATATTTGGTTCGGATATCGATCATAAGATGGTTGAGTTAGCAGAAAATAATGCAATGGAAGCTGGCTTTGGCGACATGCTGAAGTTTAAGCAAATGCAAGTAACAGATTTACGAACGAAGCTAGAATACGGTACTTTAATCGGAAATCCTCCATACGGAGAACGACTTGGGGAAAGAGATGAAGTTGAGCATATGTACCGTAATATGGGGAAACTATTTAGAGAAGAATTACCAACGTGGTCTGTATATATGCTAACGTCACACGAAGGCTTTGAAGAGCTATACGGAAAACCAGCTTCAAAAAGACGCAAGTTATACAACGGAAATATTAAGACACAATATTATCAATATTTTGGACCAAGACCGCCAAAGAACTAA
- a CDS encoding type II toxin-antitoxin system RelE family toxin — translation MFEIKVSNKARKFIQKQDTPTRKRIKNALVHLAEDPYNRKENDIKKMKGYTDTFRLRVGDIRMIYKIEDEKVILYVLNIDFRGDIYK, via the coding sequence ATGTTTGAAATTAAAGTTTCAAATAAAGCCAGGAAGTTTATTCAAAAGCAAGATACTCCTACAAGGAAAAGAATAAAAAATGCTTTAGTGCACTTAGCAGAAGACCCCTATAACCGAAAAGAAAATGACATCAAAAAGATGAAAGGGTACACCGATACATTTAGACTCAGAGTTGGCGATATAAGAATGATTTATAAGATAGAAGATGAAAAAGTAATATTATACGTATTAAACATTGATTTCCGAGGTGACATCTATAAATGA
- a CDS encoding DUF2564 family protein — protein MSEPYNDLKQVEMAIKSAQRMVGQATMSMDEDQLQAATDALNQAKQQYQHALSHKTGVDEQFFEFSSELIERIDHQLTEAKD, from the coding sequence ATGTCTGAGCCATATAATGATTTAAAACAAGTAGAAATGGCAATAAAGTCTGCCCAACGCATGGTAGGACAAGCTACTATGAGCATGGATGAAGACCAATTACAAGCAGCAACTGATGCACTTAACCAAGCAAAACAGCAATATCAACACGCCCTAAGTCATAAGACAGGGGTTGATGAGCAATTCTTTGAGTTCTCTTCTGAACTGATTGAACGAATCGATCATCAATTAACGGAAGCAAAGGATTAA
- a CDS encoding protoglobin domain-containing protein encodes MKCSVIDVTNEGVLEQLRFLDLTSEDLLVVKRMQPFITKHIDLLVDSFYQVIIQVEELKEIIGTHSSMERLETTLKVHLIELFNGKIDEQFINKRLKVAEIHFSIGLKPRWYMGAFHNLQNKLFRLIEEQITDPKENTLYINVATKILNLEQQLVLEAYEKESKDYHTRQNELLIKAEKLSVVGQLAAGFAHEIRNPLTTLKGFTQYFKAEAKEKHLPIYDLLLSELDRLESITNEFMIVAKPQKNNYKDADVKQILVQVLSLLNPQALMNNIQFIIQTEKEIPIISCNENQLKQVFINLLKNAMEAMPDGGDILLQMETCEKKVILIKVIDSGIGISKECISKIGEPFYSLKEKGTGLGLMVTYKIIEAHNGKVEFFSQPNKGTTVTITLPFL; translated from the coding sequence ATGAAATGTTCTGTAATAGATGTTACCAACGAAGGGGTCTTGGAACAACTAAGATTTTTAGATTTAACTAGCGAAGATTTGCTTGTTGTGAAAAGAATGCAACCATTTATTACGAAGCATATTGACCTACTAGTAGATTCCTTTTATCAAGTTATTATTCAAGTTGAAGAATTAAAAGAAATTATCGGTACTCATAGTTCAATGGAAAGGCTAGAAACTACGTTGAAGGTACACTTAATTGAATTATTTAACGGAAAAATTGATGAGCAATTTATTAATAAAAGATTAAAAGTTGCAGAAATTCATTTTAGTATAGGATTAAAGCCTAGATGGTATATGGGCGCCTTTCATAACTTACAAAATAAGTTATTTAGATTAATCGAAGAACAAATCACTGACCCAAAAGAAAACACACTTTACATAAATGTTGCAACTAAAATTCTTAATTTAGAACAACAGCTAGTATTAGAAGCATATGAAAAAGAAAGTAAGGACTATCATACAAGACAAAATGAATTGTTAATAAAAGCTGAAAAATTATCGGTAGTTGGTCAGCTTGCAGCGGGATTTGCTCATGAAATTCGAAATCCATTGACAACTCTTAAAGGCTTTACACAATATTTTAAAGCGGAAGCAAAAGAAAAGCACTTACCTATTTATGATTTACTACTTTCGGAATTAGATAGACTGGAATCGATCACGAATGAATTTATGATCGTCGCAAAGCCACAAAAAAATAATTACAAAGATGCTGATGTTAAACAAATATTAGTGCAAGTCTTATCTCTCTTAAACCCACAAGCTTTAATGAATAATATACAATTTATCATACAAACAGAAAAAGAAATTCCTATTATTAGCTGCAATGAAAATCAACTAAAACAAGTTTTCATAAATCTATTAAAGAACGCCATGGAAGCAATGCCAGATGGTGGCGATATACTATTACAAATGGAAACTTGTGAAAAGAAAGTGATTCTAATTAAAGTGATAGATAGTGGGATAGGTATTTCAAAAGAATGTATCAGTAAAATAGGAGAACCGTTCTACTCATTAAAAGAAAAAGGCACAGGACTTGGATTGATGGTTACTTATAAAATAATTGAAGCTCATAATGGAAAAGTAGAGTTCTTTAGTCAACCTAATAAAGGAACTACAGTTACTATAACTCTTCCATTTCTATAG
- a CDS encoding branched-chain amino acid aminotransferase, whose amino-acid sequence MSNPTIEIQLSEQKKTKPQPEELVFGKFFSDHMFMMDYTEGTGWHDPKIVPYQPISMDPSAMILHYGQSVFEGLKAYLSNDNEVLLFRPEKNFERLNRSNERLCIPEVDEEFVLEGLKELLKVDKEWIPTAEGTSLYIRPFIFSTEHNLGVAPSKNYKFMIILSPVGAYYKEGINPVKIAVEHEYVRAIRGGTGNAKTGGNYAGSLKAQVNSAQQGYSQVLWLDGKEKKYIEEVGSMNVFFKIKGEVVTPAINGSILEGITRDSILQLLKHWNIPVSERRISFDEVYEAYRNGELEEAFGTGTAAVISPIGEFAYNGEKLIINDGVTGDLSKKLYDTLTGIQKGLIEDPFGWRVTL is encoded by the coding sequence ATGTCAAATCCAACAATTGAAATTCAGCTAAGTGAACAGAAGAAAACAAAACCACAACCGGAAGAGTTGGTGTTTGGTAAATTTTTTAGTGATCATATGTTTATGATGGATTATACAGAAGGTACAGGATGGCATGATCCAAAAATTGTACCCTATCAACCAATTTCGATGGATCCTTCAGCAATGATTTTACATTACGGACAGTCTGTATTTGAAGGTTTAAAGGCCTACTTATCAAATGATAATGAAGTATTACTATTCAGACCAGAAAAAAACTTCGAAAGATTAAATCGTTCGAATGAGCGTTTATGCATTCCAGAGGTAGATGAAGAATTTGTACTTGAGGGACTTAAAGAACTTTTGAAAGTTGATAAAGAGTGGATTCCAACTGCGGAAGGAACTTCTTTATATATACGTCCTTTTATTTTTTCAACTGAACATAATTTAGGCGTTGCTCCTTCAAAGAACTATAAGTTTATGATTATTTTGTCACCAGTAGGTGCTTATTATAAAGAAGGAATTAACCCTGTTAAGATAGCTGTTGAGCATGAATATGTTCGTGCTATTCGTGGTGGAACAGGCAATGCGAAAACTGGCGGAAACTATGCTGGTAGTTTAAAAGCACAAGTAAACTCAGCTCAGCAAGGCTACTCTCAAGTTTTATGGTTAGATGGGAAAGAGAAAAAGTATATTGAAGAAGTAGGAAGCATGAACGTATTTTTCAAAATTAAGGGTGAAGTTGTTACTCCTGCTATTAATGGTAGTATTTTAGAGGGGATTACAAGAGATTCAATCCTTCAGCTGTTAAAACATTGGAACATTCCTGTTTCGGAACGTAGAATTTCATTTGATGAAGTGTACGAGGCGTATCGAAATGGTGAATTAGAAGAGGCATTTGGTACTGGTACAGCTGCTGTTATTTCTCCAATTGGTGAATTTGCTTATAATGGTGAGAAGCTAATCATTAATGACGGAGTAACAGGTGATTTATCAAAGAAATTATATGATACATTAACTGGTATTCAAAAGGGACTAATTGAAGATCCATTTGGCTGGCGTGTAACATTATAA
- a CDS encoding universal stress protein — protein sequence MSFKKVLVAIDGSNNGYRTLQKAIEHVQDVSGELTLVHIAKSHDQAAPIMLGHSTAVEYNLREKMQEAEQEQGKEVLNIAVEDVKKAGLTCETVLLEGDAARELTKYAENERFDMIMIGSRGLGTFKELMLGSVSHKVSQISTIPVLIVK from the coding sequence ATGAGTTTTAAAAAGGTCTTAGTAGCAATCGACGGCTCTAATAACGGCTATCGAACTCTACAAAAAGCAATTGAGCACGTACAGGATGTTTCAGGAGAATTAACTCTTGTTCATATCGCCAAATCTCATGACCAAGCTGCACCAATTATGTTGGGACATTCGACAGCTGTTGAATACAATCTAAGAGAAAAGATGCAGGAAGCAGAGCAAGAGCAAGGAAAAGAAGTGCTAAACATAGCAGTAGAAGATGTTAAAAAAGCAGGTCTTACTTGTGAAACTGTTCTATTAGAAGGTGATGCAGCTAGAGAATTAACAAAATATGCTGAAAACGAACGTTTCGATATGATAATGATCGGGAGCCGTGGTCTAGGAACATTTAAAGAACTGATGCTAGGCAGCGTCAGTCATAAAGTTTCACAGATTTCTACTATTCCAGTATTAATAGTTAAATAA
- the nfsA gene encoding oxygen-insensitive NADPH nitroreductase, giving the protein MNETIEMLLKHKSIRKFEERSLTEEQIHTIVQSAQAASTSSYIQAYSIIGVKDVAKKEELAELAGNQNYVASSGHFFIFCADLHRHEIIGDMKGTDLKESLDSTEKFMVAVIDAALAAQNATVAAESLGLGICYIGGIRNHVQEVSELLNLPHRVIPLFGLTVGYPAQDPGVKPRLPLEHIYYEDEYPQEQTLYKQQLNEYDKVVSAYYHERTGGKRANTWSEQMSQMLAEPKRMFMKDFVEKKGFSKK; this is encoded by the coding sequence ATGAATGAAACTATCGAGATGCTTTTAAAGCATAAATCGATTCGAAAATTCGAAGAACGTTCACTGACAGAAGAGCAAATACATACAATCGTTCAAAGTGCACAAGCTGCTTCTACTTCAAGTTATATTCAAGCGTATTCGATCATTGGTGTGAAAGATGTTGCGAAAAAGGAAGAGTTGGCAGAGCTTGCTGGGAATCAAAATTATGTAGCATCAAGCGGTCATTTCTTTATCTTTTGTGCGGATCTTCATCGACATGAAATTATTGGTGATATGAAGGGAACAGATTTGAAAGAATCATTAGATAGTACAGAGAAATTTATGGTTGCTGTCATTGATGCAGCACTTGCTGCGCAAAATGCAACTGTAGCAGCAGAGTCATTAGGCCTTGGCATTTGCTATATAGGTGGAATTCGTAATCACGTGCAAGAGGTTAGTGAGCTATTAAATCTTCCTCATCGTGTGATCCCATTATTTGGACTAACTGTCGGTTATCCAGCTCAAGACCCAGGTGTAAAACCACGTTTACCACTGGAGCATATTTATTATGAAGATGAATACCCACAGGAACAAACTCTATATAAACAGCAATTAAATGAATATGATAAAGTAGTTTCAGCTTACTACCATGAGAGAACAGGTGGAAAGCGCGCTAATACATGGTCCGAGCAAATGTCACAAATGCTAGCTGAACCGAAGCGAATGTTTATGAAGGATTTCGTAGAGAAAAAAGGGTTTTCAAAAAAATAA
- a CDS encoding carboxypeptidase M32, whose protein sequence is MTGSKQIEQDFLQYVKKMENYNEATSLLFWDARTGAPKKGGDQRSEVIGTLSTEIFKMSVSDEMKQFLTQLQDQAIQGELSEITKKTVEECKKNYDRNNKIPEAEYKEFVILKAKTETAWEEAKEASDFAMFQPYLEKIVATTKRFIDYWGYEDNKYNTLLDDYEPGITVDILDDVFGKLRDQLIPLVKGVTESNHKPNTKFLFEHFPKEKQRSFSLDILKQMNYDFDAGRLDTTMHPFAISLNPGDVRVTTKYDEKDFRTAVFGTIHEGGHALYEQNISKDLIGTPLCDGTSMGIHESQSLFWENFVGRHESFWKCNYDLLKNHSNGQFDDVSQENFYRAINEAKPSLIRIEADEMTYALHIIMRYEIEKALINDEIEVKDLPAIWNDKMEEYLGVRPSNDGEGVLQDVHWSFGAFGYFPSYALGYIYAAQIKNAMDKDISNYSDLLEKGELIPIKEWLTEKVHQYGKMKKPIEILEDTTGEGINPEYLVKYLEEKYKKLYQF, encoded by the coding sequence TTGACTGGTAGTAAACAAATTGAACAGGATTTTCTTCAGTACGTGAAGAAAATGGAGAACTATAATGAAGCTACATCTTTATTGTTTTGGGATGCTCGTACAGGTGCACCTAAAAAAGGTGGAGACCAACGCTCTGAGGTAATTGGTACCCTATCAACAGAAATTTTCAAAATGTCTGTCTCAGATGAAATGAAACAATTTCTAACTCAGCTACAAGACCAAGCTATTCAAGGTGAGCTCTCAGAAATCACAAAGAAGACGGTAGAAGAATGCAAAAAAAACTATGATCGAAATAATAAAATACCAGAAGCAGAATATAAAGAATTTGTTATTTTAAAAGCAAAGACAGAAACAGCATGGGAAGAGGCAAAAGAAGCTTCAGACTTTGCGATGTTCCAGCCATATTTAGAAAAAATCGTAGCTACAACAAAGCGTTTCATCGATTATTGGGGCTATGAAGATAACAAATACAATACATTATTAGATGATTATGAGCCGGGAATTACAGTCGATATTTTAGATGATGTATTTGGAAAATTAAGAGATCAGTTAATTCCGCTTGTTAAAGGAGTTACTGAATCAAACCATAAGCCGAATACAAAATTTTTATTTGAACATTTTCCTAAAGAAAAACAACGTTCGTTTAGTTTAGATATTTTAAAGCAAATGAACTATGACTTTGATGCAGGACGTTTAGATACCACAATGCATCCATTTGCTATTAGCTTAAATCCAGGGGATGTTCGTGTAACAACAAAGTATGATGAGAAAGACTTCCGTACGGCTGTGTTCGGAACAATTCATGAAGGTGGTCATGCTTTATATGAGCAAAATATTTCGAAGGATTTGATTGGAACACCTCTATGTGACGGGACTTCAATGGGAATTCATGAATCTCAATCACTTTTCTGGGAGAACTTTGTTGGACGTCATGAATCATTCTGGAAGTGTAATTATGACCTACTTAAGAATCACTCAAATGGACAGTTTGATGATGTGAGTCAGGAAAATTTTTACCGTGCCATTAATGAAGCCAAGCCATCGTTAATTCGAATTGAAGCCGATGAGATGACGTACGCTCTTCATATTATAATGCGTTATGAAATTGAAAAAGCTTTAATTAATGATGAAATTGAAGTGAAAGACTTACCCGCTATTTGGAATGATAAGATGGAGGAATATTTAGGGGTTCGTCCATCTAATGATGGAGAAGGTGTACTTCAGGATGTTCACTGGTCCTTTGGGGCATTTGGCTACTTCCCTTCATATGCATTAGGCTATATTTACGCAGCGCAAATCAAGAATGCGATGGACAAAGATATTTCTAATTACAGTGACTTACTTGAAAAAGGAGAACTGATACCTATTAAAGAATGGCTTACTGAAAAGGTCCATCAATATGGGAAAATGAAAAAGCCAATTGAAATATTAGAAGATACAACGGGTGAAGGAATTAATCCTGAGTATTTGGTGAAGTATTTAGAGGAAAAATATAAGAAGCTTTACCAGTTTTAA
- a CDS encoding acetyl-CoA C-acetyltransferase, whose protein sequence is MREVVIVSAARTPVGAFGGSLSSLSAVDLGVVAAKEAIKRASIPADIIDEVLVGNILSAGLGQNIARQVSIHSGLPETTPATTINKLCGSGLRTVSMGAQFIALGDADVILAGGTESMSNAPYILPNARTGYRMGHGDIVDTMIHDGLTDAFNNIHMGVTAENIAEQWELTREEQDAFALESQHRAERAQKEGRFRDEIASVEIPQRRGEPIVVDTDEHPKHGLTIDKLAKLRPAFKKDGTVTAGNASGINDGAAMVVLMAKEKAEELGLTPLATIKSYANAALDPKIMGYGPVPATKKALEKAGMNVADLDLIEANEAFAAQSLAVVKDLELNPDKVNVNGGAIALGHPVGASGTRILTTLLYEMEKRNAKTGLATLCIGGGQGTSLIVERG, encoded by the coding sequence ATGAGAGAAGTTGTTATTGTAAGTGCGGCGCGTACACCGGTTGGTGCATTTGGAGGGTCACTATCATCGCTATCAGCAGTAGATTTAGGAGTAGTAGCAGCGAAGGAAGCAATTAAGCGTGCTTCTATTCCAGCTGATATTATTGATGAAGTATTAGTAGGGAATATTCTATCAGCTGGTTTAGGACAAAATATAGCAAGACAAGTATCAATTCATTCTGGTTTACCAGAAACAACACCTGCTACAACGATAAACAAGCTATGTGGATCAGGGTTACGTACTGTAAGCATGGGAGCTCAGTTTATTGCGTTAGGTGATGCAGATGTAATTTTAGCAGGTGGGACAGAAAGCATGAGTAATGCTCCGTATATATTACCTAATGCTCGTACAGGGTACCGTATGGGACATGGGGATATTGTAGATACAATGATTCATGACGGTTTAACAGATGCTTTCAACAATATTCATATGGGAGTCACTGCAGAGAATATTGCTGAGCAATGGGAGCTGACAAGAGAAGAACAGGATGCTTTTGCACTCGAAAGTCAGCACCGAGCTGAGAGAGCACAAAAAGAAGGGCGTTTCCGTGATGAAATTGCTTCAGTTGAGATACCTCAGCGAAGAGGAGAGCCAATTGTAGTAGATACGGATGAACATCCTAAGCATGGACTTACAATTGATAAACTTGCAAAGCTACGTCCTGCATTTAAGAAGGATGGCACTGTAACCGCTGGAAACGCGTCTGGAATTAATGACGGTGCTGCGATGGTTGTCTTAATGGCAAAAGAAAAAGCTGAAGAGTTAGGCTTAACTCCGCTAGCAACAATTAAGTCTTACGCAAATGCAGCTTTAGATCCTAAAATTATGGGTTATGGACCAGTACCAGCTACGAAAAAAGCATTAGAGAAAGCAGGCATGAACGTTGCTGACCTTGATTTAATTGAAGCAAATGAAGCCTTTGCTGCACAATCACTAGCAGTTGTAAAAGACTTAGAGTTAAACCCTGATAAGGTGAATGTAAATGGAGGGGCAATTGCTTTAGGCCATCCAGTAGGAGCTTCTGGAACAAGAATCCTAACAACGTTATTGTATGAAATGGAAAAACGTAATGCGAAAACAGGTCTAGCAACATTATGCATTGGCGGCGGACAAGGTACGTCACTAATTGTTGAACGTGGATAA
- a CDS encoding SunI/YnzG family protein: MDWYIYVLLFLAVAYYLTVYIRLKYMIVGHALLVRHGFKRVSISIDEITAVELASNEEIQQGIIIIGLPLKKNEKLIIRTNENVYMLAGKNISSLAGKLKEQNKRIRMKM, from the coding sequence ATGGATTGGTATATTTACGTACTTTTATTTTTAGCAGTGGCTTATTATTTAACGGTGTATATTCGGTTAAAATATATGATCGTTGGACATGCCTTATTAGTTCGACATGGTTTTAAGCGAGTGTCTATTTCAATTGATGAAATTACAGCAGTAGAGCTAGCATCGAATGAAGAAATTCAGCAAGGGATAATCATAATAGGATTGCCACTTAAGAAAAATGAAAAATTAATTATCCGAACAAATGAAAATGTATATATGCTAGCTGGAAAGAACATTTCTTCTTTAGCAGGAAAGTTAAAGGAACAAAATAAACGTATAAGAATGAAAATGTAA
- a CDS encoding reverse transcriptase-like protein: MIEISIDGASAGNPGPSGAGIFINYKNGQVDRHSIPLGEMSNHEAEFLALIHALDICIEKGITSVSFRTDSKLLDDAIEKQYVKKSLYQPLLEQVLERIKKFDMFFMKWIPSNQNKNADELSRQAIRKNDNTND; this comes from the coding sequence TGCAAGCGCAGGTAATCCTGGTCCATCTGGGGCAGGAATTTTCATAAATTATAAAAATGGGCAAGTTGACAGACATTCAATTCCACTTGGGGAAATGTCTAATCACGAGGCTGAATTTTTGGCACTAATACATGCACTCGATATTTGCATTGAAAAAGGAATTACTTCTGTTTCTTTTCGTACGGATTCTAAATTGCTAGATGACGCTATAGAAAAGCAATATGTAAAAAAGTCACTTTATCAGCCGCTATTAGAGCAAGTGTTAGAGCGTATAAAAAAGTTCGATATGTTCTTTATGAAATGGATTCCTAGTAATCAAAATAAAAATGCAGATGAGCTATCACGCCAGGCAATTCGCAAAAATGACAATACCAATGATTAA